From the Lathyrus oleraceus cultivar Zhongwan6 chromosome 4, CAAS_Psat_ZW6_1.0, whole genome shotgun sequence genome, one window contains:
- the LOC127136029 gene encoding uncharacterized protein LOC127136029 has product MSQDHRKLDSDLIWNSIKSLINSDASLKVKHIIAHIRETFNYTISCKKAWISKNKVIAAIYGNWETSYNDLPQWLLVMKTFLPGTIIELETLPIFSNEGTQISGARVFHRLFGAFQPCIKGFAFCKPVVQVDGTWLYGKYRGTLLMVVAQDGNRNIFPITFALVEGETGEAWSFFLRNLRMHVTSQPNLCLISDRHESIKSSYNNPDNGWQHPPSSHVYCIRHIAQNFMREFRDKELRKKIINMGYALNEATYEYYRGEIRKVNIEALQWVDNIPREKWTRSFDGGKRWGHMTTNLTESMNSVLKSKRNLPITALGIEEEVIKSNSHTVMQFDRERFCFLVQETVHHSDGRPTTHYNVDLQNLTCECGRFQTFHVPCSHVIAACSSIRQDYSVHIADVFKVVNVFKVYEESFLGIPTETSWP; this is encoded by the exons ATGTCTCAAGATCATAGAAAACTTGACTCTGATCTAATATGGAACAGTATCAAGTCTCTAATCAACAGTGATGCCTCATTGAAAGTGAAACACATCATCGCTCATATTCGGGAGACATTCAACTACACAATCTCTTGCAAAAAGGCATGGATTTCAAAGAATAAGGTTATCGCTGCTATTTATGGAAACTGGGAGACTTCATACAACGACCTGCCGCAATGGTTGTTGGTCATGAAAACATTTCTACCAGGTACTATAATAGAACTCGAGACCCTTCCTATATTTTCAAATGAAGGGACTCAAATCAGTGGTGCTAGAGTTTTTCACCGCCTTTTTGGGGCTTTCCAACCATGCATCAAgggttttgcattctgcaaaccgGTGGTTCAAGTAGATGGCACATGGTTATATGGAAAGTACAGGGGAACTTTGTTAATGGTTGTGGCACAAGACGGAAATAGGAACATATTTCCAATAACTTTTGCATTGGTAGAGGGTGAAACCGGAGAAGCATGGAGTTTTTTCTTGAGAAATCTTAGAATGCATGTGACATCACAACCCAACCTATGTTTGATATCAGATCGACATGAGTCAATAAAGAGTTCCTATAATAACCCGGATAATGGCTGGCAACACCCTCCCTCCTCACACGTCTATTGCATCAGACATATAGCTCAAAATTTCATGAGGGAATTCAGAGACAAGGAACTTCGGAAAAAAATTATTAACATGG GGTATGCATTAAATGAGGCAACATATGAATATTACAGGGGAGAGATACGTAAGGTTAACATAGAAGCGTTACAATGGGTAGACAATATTCCAAGAGAAAAATGGACGAGATCATTTGATGGAGGGAAACGTTGGGGTCATATGACTACCAACCTCACAGAATCGATGAACTCAGTTTTAAAATCCAAACGCAACCTACCTATTACCGCTTTG GGAATTGAGGAGGAAGTAATCAAATCAAATAGCCACACAGTTATGCAATTTGATCGTGAGAGGTTCTGCTTCCTGGTCCAGGAAACTGTTCATCATAGTGACGGCAGACCGACTACCCATTACAACGTCGACCTTCAGAATCTTACGTGTGAGTGTGGAAGATTCCAAACGTTTCATGTTCCTTGCTCACATGTTATTGCAGCGTGTTCAAGCATAAGACAAGACTATTCTGTGCATATAGCTGACGTGTTCAAAGTTGTAAACGTATTTAAGGTCTACGAGGAAAGTTTCCTCGGGATCCCGACCGAAACAAGTTGGCCATAA
- the LOC127136028 gene encoding uncharacterized protein LOC127136028, protein MDRNILDAASGGALVDKTPTSTKALIENISLNSQQFTTRNNSMVQTKGVNEIQVSSSNKALETRIEELTYLGKQMAVSKSQTTKLCGICTSTEHPIDVCRILLDESVAELPQAYAANFFNQSNNKKRYNIPDLSTNKYHPNWRNHPNVRYGNQQPIQQQLVIPLPQPQTIPQVFTFAPFGPSLEDIAKQMAMNNLQFQQRTDSKTEPSVVVETEKEKEKEYVPPVPFPHRILKNKRTGDEDKEKEILDVFKKVAVNILLLDVIKQVPKYAKFLKDLCTSEVVDEVFYSVEALSILVALNTPSIEQPPSIELKELPGNLKYAYLESNKKLPVIISSNLDFDQENKLLQVLRKHKKAIGWTLDDIPGISPSMCMHRILLEDGCKTVRQPQRRLNPLILDVVKKEVTKLLQAGYFHIHIAPKDQEKTTFTCSFVFMDDFTVYGYSFYACLNSLNLVLERCIKTDLVLNYEKCHFMVEHGIVLGHIIYEKGISVDPAKVDFISTLPYPSCIREIRSFLGHAGFYKRFIKDFSKITLLLSNLLKNEVTFNFDDNCKKAFDFLKKALTSAPIIHPPDWTLHLEIMCDASNYAIGAVLAQRVDKAAHVIYYASKTLDFAQSNYTTTEKELLAIKPEEKPRLIRWMLLLQEFNVEIKDKSGAENLVADHLSRIERDEDPFPIQDDFPDEQLLLLHGVTPWFVYIVNYLVVGVFPTGASRTQIHKLKSDAKYYVWDDPYLWKSSSD, encoded by the exons ATGGATAGaaacattcttgatgctgctagtggtggagcacttgtcgATAAAACTCCAACTTCTACCAAAGCCTTGATTGAGAACATTTCACTCaactcccaacagttcacaacCAGAAATAATTCTATGGTCCAaacaaaaggtgtgaatgagattcaggtcTCCTCTTCCAACAAGGCTCTAGAAACTAGAATTGAAGAGCTTACTTATTTAGGGAAACAAATGGCAGTGAGTAAATCTCAAACAACAAAGttgtgtggtatttgtacttctaCTGAACATCCAATCGACGTATGCCGTATTCTTCTAGATGAGTCGGTCGCTGAGTTGCCTCAAGCATATGCAGCTAATTTTTTCAACCAAAGCAACAATAAAAAAAGATACAACATTCCTGACTTGTCCACTaacaaataccatcccaattggaggaaccatccaaACGTTCGATATGGAAACCAACAACCCATCCAACAACAGTTAGTCATACCCCTGCCACAACCACAAACCATTCCCCAAGTCTTCACCTTTGCACCTTTCGGACCTTCATTAGAGGATATTGCCAAGCAAATGGCTATGAATAATCTCCAATTTCAGCAACGAACAGATTCca AAACTGAACCCTCTGTTGTCGTAGaaactgaaaaagaaaaagagaaggagtatgtgccaccagtTCCTTTTCCACATAGAATACTGAAAAATAAAAGGACTGGTGACGAAGACAAAGAGAAAGAGATTTTAGATGTGTTCAAAAAAGTGGCGGTAAACATTCTGCTTCTTGATGTGATTAAACAGGTTCCAAAATATGCAAAATTTCTGAAAGACTTGTGCACAA GTGAAGTTGTCGATGAAGTTTTTTATTCAGTTGAAGCTCTCAGCATCCTGGTTGCCCTAAACACCCCATCCATTGAGCAACCACCTTCCATAGAGCTGAAAGAACTCCCTGGAAATctgaaatatgcttatttagagagTAATAAAAAACTCCCGGttataatttcttctaaccttgatttcgatcaagaaaataaaCTTTTGCAGGTTTTGAGGAAGCATAAAAAGGCGATTGGGTGGACATTGGATGACATCCCAGGCATCAGTCCTTCAATGTGTATGCACAGGATTTTACTTGAAGATGGTTGTAAAACAGTGAGGCAACCCCAAaggaggcttaatcctttgattcttgatgttgtgaagaAAGAGGTAACCAAACTCTTGCAAGCAG GTTACTTTCATATTCATATTGCACCAAAAGATCAAGAAAAGACCACTTTTACGTGCTCATTCG tgtttatggatgatttcacTGTTTATGGTTATTCATTTTATGCATGTTTGAACAGTTTAAATTTAGTTTTAGAGAGATGCATCAAAACTGACCttgttttaaattatgaaaaatgtcattttatggtcGAACATGGAATTGTCTTGGGTCACATAATTTATGAAAAAGGAATTTCAGTAGACCCTGCTAAGGTTGATTTTATTTCTACACTGCCTTACCCATCTTGCATTCGCGAGATTcgttcttttcttggtcatgcaggtttttacaAGCGCTTCATAAAGGATTTCAGCAAGATTACTCTTCTGTtgtcaaacttgttgaagaatgaAGTCACTTTCAACTTCGATGACAATTGCAAAAAAGCAtttgacttcttgaagaaagcattgaCCTCCGCTCCCATCATCCATCCCCCTGACTGGACCCTCCATTTAGAGATTATGTGTGATGCTTCTAACTACGCTATTGGGGCGGTCCTTGCACAAAGAGTTGACAAAGCTGCCCATGTTATATATTATGCTTCTAAGACTTTAGATTTTGCACAGTCTAATTACACCACCACTGAAAAGGAACTTCTAGCTATT AAGCCAGAAGAAAAACCAAGATTGATTCGGTGGATGTTGTTGCTCCAAGAGTTTAATGTGGAGATTAAAGATAAAAGTGGAGCTGAGAACTTGGTGGCTGATCATTTGAGCAGGATAGAGAGGGATGAAGATCCTTTTCCCATTCaggatgactttcctgatgagcaACTTTTACTTTTGCATGGGGTTACTCCTTGGTTTGTTTATATTGTTAATTATCTTGTTGTTGGTGTTTTTCCTACAGGTGCATCTAGGACACAAATTCACAAACTCAAGAGTGatgccaaatattatgtttgggatgatccatatctTTGGAAGTCTAGTAGTGATTAA